One genomic segment of Suricata suricatta isolate VVHF042 chromosome 16, meerkat_22Aug2017_6uvM2_HiC, whole genome shotgun sequence includes these proteins:
- the ZNF835 gene encoding zinc finger protein 835, translating into MLHKIQGGRRENKAVAQGTAMEGRLTVATPRGPEVGETWEQEGRFKGRQENQESCLKQEATAPGEEPTGDGVQEGGDLGGVPGTGSSPPLPQAGSRPQRRSAPRKNPKQKRANPGGEEEGGGGPRKPWKCGDCGKAFSYCSAFTLHQRIHTGERPFACADCGKAFSQSVHLTLHRRTHTGERPGDNNDPAEGAAGPQKDELMLNGDLL; encoded by the exons ATGCTCCACAAG atCCAGGGAGGAAGACGTGAAAACAAGGCGGTGGCTCAAGGAACAGCGATGGAAGGACGCCTGACCGTGGCCACCCCCCGGGGCCCCGAGGTGGGGGAGACCTGGGAACAAGAGGGTCGGTTCAAGGGCCGGCaggagaaccaggaaagctgTCTGAAGCAAGAGGCCACGGCCCCCGGGGAAGAGCCCACCGGGGACGGTGTGCAGGAGGGGGGCGACCTCGGTGGGGTGCCGGGAACCGGATcgagccctcccctgccccaagcCGGCAGCAGGCCCCAGAGGCGCAGTGCCCCCAGGAAGAACCCCAAGCAGAAGAGGGCGAACCCCggcggggaggaggaaggagggggcggTCCCCGGAAGCCGTGGAAGTGCGGGGACTGCGGCAAGGCCTTCAGCTACTGCTCGGCCTTCACCCTGCACCAGAGAATCCACACCGGCGAGAGGCCGTTCGCGTGTGCCGACTGCGGCAAGGCCTTCAGCCAGAGCGTCCACCTGACGCTGCACCGGCGCACGCACACGGGCGAGCGGCC CGGCGACAACAACGACCCTGCAGAAGGTGCCGCAGGCCCGCAGAAGGACGAGCTGATGCTTAATGGGGACCTCCTCTGA